The Armatimonadota bacterium genome includes a region encoding these proteins:
- a CDS encoding type I restriction-modification system subunit M, translating into MAPTTSEAQRAELHKTIWRIANDLRGSVDGWDFKSYVLGMLFYRFISENLTAYINKLEREAGEMDFDYAKLSDKDAEFGRTETVAEKGFYILPSELFQNIRKQAPKDENLNETLQRVFKNIEGSAVGTDSEGDLKGLFDDLDVNSQKLGQSVAKRNEKMVKLLDAIGDLPLGNYEDNSIDVFGDAYEYLMQMYASSAGKSGGEYYTPQEVSELLARITVVGKTQVNKVYDPACGSGSLLLKFAKVLGKENVRQGFYGQEINLTTYNLARINMFLHDVNYEKFDVAHGDTLVDPQHWDDEPFEAIVSNPPYSIKWDGDSNPLLINDPRFAPAGVLAPKAAADLAFTMHMLSWLAVNGTAAIVEFPGVLYRSGAEQKIRKYLIDNNYIDTVIQLPPDLFFGTTIATCIIVLKKSKKDNSVLFIDASAEFTRVGNKNRLTSDHQQKILDVFTAREDVDHFTRLVKKEELAENNYTISVTSYVERLDTSVAVDITALNTEISRIVARQAVIRSQIDNIVADLERSNK; encoded by the coding sequence ATGGCCCCAACCACGAGCGAGGCGCAGCGCGCTGAGCTGCACAAGACCATCTGGCGGATCGCGAACGATCTTCGAGGCAGCGTCGACGGCTGGGACTTCAAGTCCTATGTCCTCGGCATGCTCTTCTATAGGTTCATCTCCGAGAACCTGACTGCTTACATCAATAAGCTCGAACGTGAAGCGGGTGAAATGGACTTCGACTACGCGAAGCTCTCCGACAAGGACGCCGAGTTCGGGCGCACGGAGACTGTAGCAGAAAAGGGCTTCTATATCCTCCCCTCCGAACTCTTTCAGAATATCCGTAAACAAGCACCTAAGGACGAGAATCTTAATGAGACTCTGCAAAGGGTCTTCAAGAACATCGAAGGTTCGGCGGTCGGCACAGACAGCGAAGGCGACCTCAAGGGCCTCTTTGACGACCTCGACGTGAATTCCCAAAAGCTTGGGCAAAGCGTTGCCAAGCGAAACGAGAAGATGGTAAAGCTCCTCGACGCCATCGGAGACCTGCCTCTCGGCAACTACGAGGACAATTCCATCGACGTCTTCGGCGACGCTTACGAGTACTTGATGCAAATGTACGCATCCTCAGCTGGCAAATCCGGCGGCGAGTACTACACGCCCCAGGAGGTCTCTGAACTTCTTGCCCGCATTACTGTAGTCGGCAAGACCCAGGTGAATAAGGTGTATGACCCCGCTTGCGGCTCAGGCTCCCTTCTCCTGAAGTTTGCCAAAGTGCTGGGCAAAGAAAACGTCCGCCAAGGGTTCTACGGGCAGGAAATCAACCTGACCACCTACAACCTCGCCCGCATCAACATGTTCTTGCATGACGTGAACTATGAGAAGTTCGATGTTGCGCATGGTGACACCCTTGTAGACCCGCAACATTGGGACGACGAGCCGTTCGAGGCGATCGTCTCTAATCCGCCGTACTCCATCAAGTGGGACGGCGACAGCAACCCTCTCCTGATCAATGACCCTCGGTTCGCACCGGCCGGAGTGTTAGCCCCAAAGGCAGCCGCCGACCTTGCGTTCACGATGCATATGCTCAGTTGGCTTGCCGTTAACGGCACGGCAGCCATCGTTGAGTTTCCTGGAGTGCTCTATCGTAGCGGTGCAGAGCAGAAGATTCGCAAATACCTCATCGACAATAACTACATCGACACAGTCATACAACTTCCGCCAGACCTCTTCTTCGGCACGACAATCGCGACCTGCATCATCGTGCTCAAGAAGTCGAAGAAGGACAACTCCGTACTCTTCATCGATGCTTCGGCGGAGTTCACTCGCGTCGGCAACAAGAACAGGCTGACGTCTGACCATCAACAGAAGATCCTCGATGTGTTTACTGCCCGCGAGGATGTGGATCACTTCACGAGGCTAGTTAAGAAAGAAGAACTTGCCGAGAACAACTACACTATCTCGGTCACGTCCTATGTCGAAAGACTCGATACCTCGGTTGCGGTCGATATCACAGCCCTGAATACCGAAATCAGCCGAATCGTCGCGAGGCAGGCGGTGATCCGGTCGCAGATTGATAACATAGTTGCTGATTTGGAAAGGAGCAACAAATGA